One genomic region from Leptospira montravelensis encodes:
- a CDS encoding type 1 glutamine amidotransferase domain-containing protein has product MKKVLFVLTSHGEKGNAGSTGYHLGEVSHPWKVLHDAGVEMDLVSPKGGEPPVDGFDLEDAANKEFWNHPVYKEKRIHTKTPKEISPSDYSAIYFAGGHGTMWDFPENKELQDLTRTIYESGGIVGAVCHGPSALVNVTLSDGSKLIAGKRVNGFSNEEEEIVKLEGVVPFLLENKLIASGGKYSKSAPWMSHVEVDTRLVTGQNPQSAKAVGEAILGSLHQ; this is encoded by the coding sequence ATGAAAAAAGTATTATTTGTATTAACAAGTCACGGTGAAAAAGGAAACGCAGGTTCCACCGGTTACCATTTGGGAGAAGTGTCTCACCCTTGGAAAGTTTTACACGACGCTGGTGTGGAAATGGATTTGGTAAGTCCGAAAGGGGGAGAACCTCCTGTGGATGGATTTGATTTGGAGGATGCCGCAAACAAAGAATTTTGGAACCATCCCGTATATAAAGAAAAACGAATCCATACCAAAACACCAAAAGAGATAAGTCCTAGCGATTATTCTGCGATCTACTTTGCCGGCGGACATGGAACCATGTGGGACTTTCCAGAGAACAAAGAACTCCAAGATTTGACTCGGACTATCTATGAATCAGGAGGGATTGTAGGCGCCGTTTGTCACGGACCATCGGCACTTGTCAATGTCACCCTGTCTGATGGATCAAAACTGATTGCTGGCAAACGAGTGAATGGGTTTTCCAATGAAGAAGAAGAGATTGTGAAACTGGAAGGTGTGGTTCCTTTTCTTTTGGAAAACAAACTGATTGCTTCGGGCGGAAAGTATTCCAAATCGGCACCTTGGATGAGCCATGTGGAAGTAGATACAAGGCTTGTGACAGGACAAAATCCACAGTCAGCAAAAGCAGTGGGAGAGGCGATCCTTGGTTCATTACATCAATAA
- a CDS encoding LysR family transcriptional regulator codes for MNPIELYQSFYLIYRERNLTKAGKILGLSQPALSLHLQSLERHRKEVLFRRTSRDLVPTEAAKRLYVQIAGPIEELERMEGTIRPKEKIGKLRIGSAKEIFLEKILPKLSALGEKFHVIYGHPPVLLDSLEKKEIDLVITNQKLSVPGILLEELYKEKFVFVASKSISSKENFPFRGQTKPKNEMIKTWMENQHWFVYSEDFAIVRRFWKVNFESRPKLKEYSVLPNLHDIRTALELGSGVSVLPTYLLGKKSSLYTNDKDCQGFENQLYLVSREEDIDFLEEKFRTIHHWVNG; via the coding sequence ATGAATCCCATCGAATTGTACCAGAGTTTTTACCTTATCTACCGTGAGAGAAATTTAACAAAAGCGGGGAAAATTCTTGGGTTATCCCAACCGGCACTCAGCTTACATTTACAATCTCTGGAAAGGCATAGAAAAGAGGTTTTGTTTCGACGCACTTCTAGAGATTTAGTTCCGACTGAGGCCGCCAAACGTTTGTATGTGCAGATTGCAGGTCCCATAGAAGAATTAGAACGTATGGAAGGGACAATCCGACCCAAAGAAAAAATAGGCAAACTCCGGATTGGTTCTGCCAAAGAGATTTTTTTAGAAAAAATTTTGCCAAAACTTTCTGCATTGGGGGAAAAATTTCATGTAATCTATGGTCATCCACCTGTACTTTTGGATTCTTTGGAAAAAAAGGAAATCGATTTAGTCATCACCAATCAAAAGTTAAGTGTTCCTGGGATTTTGTTAGAAGAATTATATAAGGAAAAATTTGTATTTGTGGCATCAAAATCCATCAGTTCGAAAGAGAATTTCCCTTTTCGTGGACAAACCAAACCCAAAAATGAAATGATCAAAACTTGGATGGAAAACCAACATTGGTTTGTGTATAGCGAAGACTTTGCAATTGTTCGTAGGTTCTGGAAGGTAAACTTTGAATCTCGTCCGAAATTAAAAGAGTATTCTGTTTTACCGAATCTTCATGATATTCGGACGGCATTGGAACTTGGGAGCGGTGTTTCGGTTTTGCCAACGTACCTTTTGGGCAAAAAATCTTCATTGTATACAAATGATAAAGATTGCCAGGGTTTTGAGAACCAACTGTATTTGGTTAGTCGAGAAGAGGATATCGATTTTTTAGAAGAAAAATTTCGAACCATTCACCATTGGGTGAATGGTTAA